CGCTCGCCGCCGCGTGGGTGGCGTTCGCTCTCCTGGCAGGGATCCCGCTCGGTGGGGGGCCGGTCGAGATGCGCGCCGGACTGGTGCTGCCGCTGCTCGCGTCCGGGGTCGTCTTCGTCGTCGTCAACCAGTGCCTCGTCGCCGCCGCCGTGGCCGTCACGACCGAGCAGCCGTTCAGCCGTGCTGTCGTCCAGGACCTGCGCTTCACCGTCACCGTGCAGGTCATGCTCGTCGCCGTCGCGCCGTTGGCGGCGATCGGCCTGCAGGCCGGGAGCGTCTTCATCGCGCTGCTCGCCGTTCCCGTCGTCGTGCTCCACCGCATCGCGGCGGAGGTGACGCGGCGCGAGCAGGAGGCGCTGCACGACGGGCTCACCGGGCTGGGCAACCGCGAGCTCCTCCGCGGCCGTCTGCAACGGGGCCTCCACCACGCCGAGGAGGCGGGCGGCGGGGGACCGGGTCTCGTGCTCCTCGACCTCGACCACTTCAAGGACGTCAACGACACCCTCGGGCACCCGGTCGGCGACGAGCTGCTGCGCCAGGTCGCGAAGCGGCTCGTCGCGACCGTCGGCGACAGCGGGATGGTCGCGCGACTCGGGGGCGACGAGTTCGCCGTCGTCGTGCCCGGCCCCATCGACGAGGCGGAGCAGGTGGCGCGCACCCTGCTCGACGCCTTCGACGAGGCCGTCCTCGTCGGCGACCTGCGCCTGCTGGTGCGCGCCAGCGCCGGGATCGCGGCCGCCCCGCAGCACGGGACGAGCCCCTCGGAGCTCATGAAGAACGCCGACGTCGCGCTCTACGACGCCAAGGGGGAGCGCGGGCGCTGGGCGACGTACTCGCCGGACCACGACGTCAACTCCGTCGACCGGCTCCAGCTCATCGACGACCTCCGCACCGCGCTCGACGCCGACGCGCTCGGCGTCGCCTTCCAGCCGCAGGTGCGGGTCGCGGACGGACGCACCGTCGGGGTCGAGGCGCTCGTGCGCTGGCGGCACCCCGCCCGCGGCGACGTCCCCCCCGACGTCTTCGTCCCGCTCGCCGAGAACGCCGGCATGATCCCGCGGCTCACGGCCTTCGTCCTCGACGTCGCCCTCGCGGAGCTGGCCCGCTGGGCCGCCGACGGCCACGAGGTGCGGCTCGCCGTCAACGTCGCCGCCCGGCAGCTGTCCGACCTCGCCCTCCCGCCGCTCGTCGCCGACACGCTCAAGCGGCACGGCGTACCGGCCGAGAACCTCGTCATCGAGGTGACGGAGACGGGCATCCTGTCCGACCCCGTTCGCGTCGACGTCGTCGTCCGTGAGCTGCGCCGTCTCGGCGTCGGGATCGCGGTCGACGACTACGGCACCGGCAACGCCTCGCTCAGCTACCTGAAACGGCTCGACGTCGACGAGCTGAAGATCGACAAGACGTTCGTCGTCGACATGGCCCGACGCCCGGAGGACTTCATCATCGTGCGATCGACCGTCAGCATGGCGCGTGAGCTCGGTCTCCGGGTGGTGGCCGAGGGCGTCGAGGACGCCGCCACGAGCGACGCGCTGTCCGCCGTCGGCTGCGACACCGTCCAGGGCTTCTTCCACGGCCGGCCGGCGCCGGGTCCGCAGGTCCTCGAGCGGCTCCGCGCCGAGGCCGACGCCGCCCGCGCCGGCGGCTCGGCGGAGGTGCACTGACGTGCTCGTCGTCGTCGTCGCGCTCCTCGCGCTCCTGTCGCCCCTCGTGGCGCGTCGCATGCCGGCGCTCGTCGACCGCCGCTGGCGCTGGCCGTGGCTCGCCTTCGTCGCGCTCGCCCTGCAGGTCGTCGTCATCGAGCTGCCCGTCGGCCCCGTCGCCCCGGTCGGGCACGTCCTCACGTACGTCATCGCCGGGGTGTTCCTCTGGGCGAACCGCCGGGTCGCGGGCCTGTGGGTGATCTCGCTCGGCGCCGCCCTCAACGGCGGGACCATCGCGCTCAACGGCGGGGTGCTGCCCGCCTCGCCCGCGGCGGAGCGCGCTGCGGGCTTCGACCCGGACGTCGAGTTCCTCAACTCCGGGCACGTCGAGGACCCCGTGCTGTGGTTCCTCGGCGACGTCTTCGCGTGGCCCGCGCCGCTGCCGCTCGCCAACACCTTCAGCGTCGGCGACATCCTCCTGGTCGTCGGGGTCGGGGTGCTCGCGTGGCTCGGCAGCCGGCGGCTCGGGTCCGGCGTCACCGTGCCGGGCACCGAACCGGTCGCCGGCGCTCAGTAGAAGCCGAGCCGCGCGAGCGGCTCCACGAGCTCCCGCTCCTCGTACGCCAGGTGGGACAGGAGCGCGTCGGTGAGCAGGTCGACCGCCTGCTGCAGCGTCTGCGGCCCGTCGGGGTCGCCGACGAACGCGACGAGGGCGCGGTCGACCCGCTCGAGGACGTCGTGGATCGCGTGGTGCTCGACCTCGAGCCGGTCGATCACGGGCGCCAGCGCCGGGTCGGCGCCCCGCAGGTGGGGGAAGACGCTCTCGTCCTCCAGCGTGTGGTGCCCGGTGACGACGCGGCAGTACTGCACGCAGTAGGCGCCGACGGTCCAGCGGTTCTGCCGGATCGTCATCGTCGCCACGTGGGAGCGTGCCGCTCCCGGGTCGACGGCGCCGCTCGCGACCTGCTCCACGAGGTCGCGGAGCCGGGCTAGCTCGGTGCGCAGGTGGTCGTGGACGTCGACGAGGTGCTGCCCCGCCGCGCGCTCGTGCGCGGTGTACGTGCGGTCCGGGTCGGGCGGCGAGGCGCTCGGGCGGTCGGCCTCGTCCCACACCCGCTCGGTGCTCAGCCGCGTGCCGTCATCGGCGGTCGGGGTGACGCCGAGACCGGGCGGCGGCCCGCCGGGCGCCTCGGTCGTCGGCACCGTCCCGCGGACCTCGGGCCGTGTGGTGGTGGCGAGCGGTCGTGACCCGCCGTCGTCGGTCGCGTCGTCGGTCGCGTCGGCCGTCCTGGTCCGGCGGCGCTCGGCGTCGACGAGCTCCCGGACCGCGGGCACGACCTCCGCCGCGAAGCGCCGCAGGTGGTCGGGGTCGTCGCCCATCGCGACGAAGCCGCTCATGCCGTCGGCGAGGGCGAGCTCGGCGAGCTGCTCGACCCACACCTCCGGCGGGCCCTGGAGGAAGTCGCCGCCCGTCCCGCGGCCGAAGGTCCCGCCGATGTTGTAGAGACGTCGGACGTCGGCCGGGTCGCGGCCCGCGGCGACGGCGGCCTCGTCGATGCGCTCGTTCATGGTCGCGAGCTGCTCCGGCGGCGCGTACGGGCTGCTCGGGAGCCAGCCGTCGGCGAGCCGGCCGACGAGGCGGAGCATGCGCGGCTTGTAGCCGCCGACCCAGACGCCGACGTCGTGGGCGGGAGCGGGACCGGGCCGGGCGCCGACGACCCGGTGGTGCGTGCCGTCGACCGTCACGGAGCGCGTCGAGGTGTCCCACAGCCCGCGGAGCACGGCGATGGCCTCCTCGAGCGCCGTCACGGCCTCACCCGGCGCGAGCCGGGGGCCGCCCATCGCCGCGATGCCGTCCCAGAACGCCCCCGTGCCGAGCCCGAGCTCGACGCGGCCGCCGGACAGCACGTCGAGCGTCGCGACCGACCTGGCGAGGACGGCCGGTGGCCGCAGCGGCAGGTTGAGGACGTTCGGCACGAGCGACACCCGGTCGGTGCGGGCCGCGAGCCACGTGAGCAGCGTCCACGTGTCGAGGAACTGCGACTGGTACGGGTGGTCCTGGACCGTCACGTAGTCGAGGCCGAGCTGCTCGCTGAGCGTCGCGAGCGCGAGCACGCGCTCCGGCTCGGCCGCGGTCGGCGTGAGGAAGAAGCCGAAGCGGAGGTCGTGGCCGTAGTCCGTCACGACGTGCGCAACGCGTGCACGGCGCCGCGCAATCCGCCGCGGCGGCGGGCGGGCGGCGGGTCAGGCGGCGGCTTCCCGCGGCGACCCGGCGCGGGTCCGGAGCGGCGTCGGGGCGACCGGCCGGCGGCGCCCGCGGACCGCGTCCACGCGACGTCGCACCGCACCGGACAGCTTCCGGCCCGCCGAGCGGCCGAGCATCGCGGCCGTCTGCGCGGCGCTCGTGTCGTTCGGCAGCGACAGCTTCCACACCTGCTTCCACGCGGAGGCGACCTGCTGCGGCAGCGTGCCGGTCGTGTACGACAGCCCGTAGCGCTCGAAGATCTCGCGGATCTGCGGGGCGATCTCGCCGTAGCGGTTGCTCGGCAGGTCGGGGAACAGGTGGTGCTCGATCTGGTGGGAGAGGTTGCCGGTCATGATGTGCATGGCCTTGGAGCCGCGGATGTTCGCGGAGCCGATCATCTGCCGCAGGTACCACTCGCCGCGGGTCTCGCCCTCGATGGAGTCGGTGGCGAACGTCTCGACGCCCTCGGGGAAGTGCCCGCACATGATCACCGAGTGCGACCACAGGTTGCGGACGAGGTTGGCGACCATGTTCGCCGTGAGGGTGTGGAGCACCGACGGCCCGCTCAGCAGCGGGTGGACGACGTAGTCCTTCGTCATCTGCTTGCGGATCTTCCGGAGGACCTTTGCGGCCTCGGCGCGGAACTCGGGGTCGTCGGTCGTCTTGTAGTGCAGGTGCTTGCCGAGCTCGAGGTCGTAGGCGGCGATGCCGTACTCGAAGAAGCACGCGTTGAGGAAGTTCCACAGCGGCTGCAGGACGTAGGACGGGTACCACTTCTGGTCCTCGTCGACCCGCATGATCCCGTAGCCGAGGTCGTTGTCGTGGCCGATGACGTTCGTGTACGTGTGGTGGAGCTCGTTGTGGCTCCGCTTCCACATCTCCGCCGGCGCGGCGTGGTCCCACTCCCACGTCGTGGAGTGGATCTTCGGGTCGCGCATCCAGTCCCACTGGCCGTGGAGGATGTTGTGCCCGATCTCCATGTTGTCGAGGATCTTCGCCACGCTGAGGCCGGCGGTGCCGACGACCCATGCGGGCGGGAACAGCGAGAACAGCAGGACGGCGCGGCTCCCGAGCTCCAGCGTGCGCTGCGTCCTGATGACGCGGTGGATGTAGGCGGCGTCGGCCTCGCCGCGGGAGTCGAGGACCGACTGCCGCAGCGCGTCGAGCTCCCGGCCGAGGGCCTCGACCTGCTCCGCGGACAGGTGCGCGGTCGGGTCGGGCTTACCGGACGGCTTCGGCGAGAACGGGCGGCGCTCGGTGGTCGCGGTGGTGAGGCGGGTGCTCGTCATGTGGGTCTCCTGGTGGGTCTCAGGTGGTTCAGAGGTCGATCTCGCACGGCCCGGCGGCCGCCGAGACGCAGGTCTGGATGCGGACGCCGTCCTCGGGGACGGCGGTGGTGAGCTCGCCGGAGCGCAGGTCGCGCACCGCGCCGGAGCGCAGCCCGGCGACGCAGCCGAAGCAGATGCCCATGCGGCAGCCGGACGGCATGAGGACACCGGCACCCTCGCCGGCGTCGAGCAGGGGAGTGGCTCCGTCGGCCTCGACGTCCGTGCCGCTGCGGGCGAAGGTGACGGTGCCGCCCTCGCCGGTGGCGACGACGGTGGCGCGGAAACGCTCGGTGTGGAGCCGGTCGGCGAGGCCGGCGTCGGCCCAGTGGGTCTCGGCGTCGTCGAGGAGCGCGGTGGGACCGCACGCCCAGGTGTGGCGGTCGCGCCAGTCGGGGACGACGTCGTCGAGGGCGCTTGGGTGGAGGATCCCGGCGCTCGCCGTGCGGCGCTCGACGAGCCGGAGCCGGCCCTCGGCGTGCCACGCGCGCAGCTGCGGCCCGAACACGACGTCGTCGCGGGTCGGGGCGGAGTGGACGACGACGACGTCGTCGAGCGCGTCGAGCCGGCTGCGGAGCATGCCCATGACGGGGGTGATGCCGGAGCCGGCGGTGAGGAACAGCGTCGGGCCGCGGTGCGCGCCGAGGACGAAGTCGCCGGTCGCCTGGTCGAGCTGGACGATCGTGCCGGGGCGGAGCCGGTCACGGACGTGCCGACTCACGACGCCGTCGGGGATGGCCTTGACGGTGACGGAGATGAGGCCGTCCGGGGCGGCGGGGACCGAGGTGAGGGAGTAGGCGCGCCAGCGGCGCACCCCGTCGACGTCGATGCCGAGCCGGACGTACTGGCCCGGGACGTGGCCCTGCCAGTCGCCGCCGGGCCGCAGCACGACGGTGGTGGCGTCGCGGGTCTCGCGCTCGAGGCGGACGACCTTGGCGCGCAGGTCGGCACCCTTGCGGAGCGGGGCGACGAGGTCTAGGTAGTCGGCGGGTACGAGGGGGGTGAGCGCCATGGCGGCGACGCGTCGGGCGGCGGTGCCGAGGGCGTCGAGGCGGGGACCGCGACGGGGCGTCGGCGGCGGCATCGGCGCGGTACGGAGGAGTGCCATCACGAACGACTGTAACCTACGCTTCCGTAAGTTACGACTCCGTAGGTATGCATCGTCCGATGAGTTGCCGGACGCCACCCGGTCGGAGGAAGGGCGGGCAGACTGCTCGCGGGATCCCGACCTCGAGGAGCGACCCCCATGGCGATCAAGGTCCACGAGTTCACGACGGTCGACGGCTGTGTCGGCACGCCGATGTGGACAGCGACTTTCCCCTTCACCGACGGCATGGAGCGGGCGCTCGGCGCCGTGACAGGCACGTGCGGGGCGATCCTGCTCGGGCGGCGGACGTACGAGATGTTCGCGCCGGCGTGGTCCGTGAGGACGGTCGAGGACGACCCGGGGGCGCCGTTCTTCAACGACACCCCGAAGCACGTCGTGTCGTCCACGCTGCAGGACCCGTCGTGGGGTCCGGTGTTCGTGCTCGGCGGCTACGAGGCCGATCGGATCGCGGCGCTTCGGGACTCGACCGAGGGTGACGTGTACGTGAGCGGCAGCGTGCAGCTCGTGCGTGCGATGCTCGCCGACGGCCTCGTCGACGAGCTCCACCTCGTCCAGTACCCGGTTGCGCTCGGCGAGGGGCCGTACCTGTTCCCCGAGGGCGCGCCCCGGACGCCCATGGAGCTGCTCGGCGCCGAGGACTTCGGGAACGGGGTCGTGCACCTGCGCTACCGGCCGCTGCCGCCGGAGTAGGTCCTCCGGCACACTGGTGCCTCAGGAGGGCTGTCCGAGTGGCCGATGGAGACGGTCTTGAAAACCGTTGGGCGGGTACCCACTCCCGTCTCGTGGGTTCGAATCCCACGCCCTCCGCACCAGGGGTTTTGTGGGTCTGACCTGCAGCGATGCCGTTGTTCTGTGCGTCGCCGCCGCCCCGCTCGTGTCCGGCCGTGAGCGGCCGTCCGTGGCCGTATACGGCTGGCTGTGCCCCATGCGTGCCCCCGGAGGAGCAACCTTGCGACCCGTCGGTGCACCGTCGAAGAGGTGGGTACGGAGGGTGCGGGCGCGCCTCGCGTTGAGCGAGCGCGGATCGCCAGCTGCCCCGGTCAAGCGGTAGCAGTTCACGACGGTGAGTGGGCGCCAGGCGGGTCCGGTCGGGTGGTGAGCCGGCGAGAACCAGTCTTGGAAGCACTAGCCCGGCACCGTGGCGACATGCAGGTGACCGTGGGCACATCCGAACGTTGGGGTCGCAATGGGGATGCACCGATGCACCTGGTCGTGGACATCGCCAATCGACAAGTGCTGGCTTGCACCGGAGGAGCTGGTGCCCGCGTAGTCGGCGTTCCCTTCGACGCGGTCCTTGAGGAGCTGACCTGCGGTCCTTGCCGCGCATTCTGGAAGCGCACGATGAGGGTCGCCAACGCCTGACGGCCGCGGAGAGCGTCCACTCGACATCGCTACGCGGAACGCCGTCCGACTCGGCATGTCTGCCGGGAGACTTTTCATGTGTTCCCTCCGCCACGGCTCCTCTTCGACGGCGACCACGCGGTGTACGCCTTCGAGTCGCTGAGCCACGCCCAGCACGCGATCGCAGCCCACGACCTGCTGTACGACGTCAAGGGAACCTTCACGGCCACCGGAGGAGTCGTCGACGTCAGCGTCGACTCGCGCGGCCGGCTCGTCATCCTGGATACGGGGACAACCGACCAGCCTCGACTGCAACAGCTCCTCGAGGCGTCGGCCGCCAGGCGCGGGGCGGACTGGCCGACACACGATCCACGAGCCGTCACCAGCCTGCTGCTGGAAGAGCAGCCGTGGCCCCGGCGCCCCCGCTGGCTTGCGCGGCTCGTCCGGGGAAGCGACCACCGCTGATCGCCGCTTGACCGGGAGAACTCGCCGCCCGGCCTGCATCGGCGGGATACCGCTGAGCGATCGCTGACTGAGATGGCCCGTCTACGGCCGGGCGGTTGCCTTGCGCGACTGCCGCCGTTTGGCCAATCAAGACGCAGGTGACCGGCATGGTGCGGGGTCTGGCGTGCCCGTCGAGAGCCTGCGATGACCACCGGCGGGTCGGCGCTGCGACC
Above is a genomic segment from Aquipuribacter nitratireducens containing:
- a CDS encoding putative bifunctional diguanylate cyclase/phosphodiesterase — encoded protein: MLSTVTAVLGTAVAVLSVAAQDWSPLGEHPVGFLLLAALVLAGETRPIAVSRGDDVDYVTLSLPFLLPILAVGGLGLAVLTLLAASLLDDALSRRGVRTVAFNAGQYVLSLAAAWVAFALLAGIPLGGGPVEMRAGLVLPLLASGVVFVVVNQCLVAAAVAVTTEQPFSRAVVQDLRFTVTVQVMLVAVAPLAAIGLQAGSVFIALLAVPVVVLHRIAAEVTRREQEALHDGLTGLGNRELLRGRLQRGLHHAEEAGGGGPGLVLLDLDHFKDVNDTLGHPVGDELLRQVAKRLVATVGDSGMVARLGGDEFAVVVPGPIDEAEQVARTLLDAFDEAVLVGDLRLLVRASAGIAAAPQHGTSPSELMKNADVALYDAKGERGRWATYSPDHDVNSVDRLQLIDDLRTALDADALGVAFQPQVRVADGRTVGVEALVRWRHPARGDVPPDVFVPLAENAGMIPRLTAFVLDVALAELARWAADGHEVRLAVNVAARQLSDLALPPLVADTLKRHGVPAENLVIEVTETGILSDPVRVDVVVRELRRLGVGIAVDDYGTGNASLSYLKRLDVDELKIDKTFVVDMARRPEDFIIVRSTVSMARELGLRVVAEGVEDAATSDALSAVGCDTVQGFFHGRPAPGPQVLERLRAEADAARAGGSAEVH
- a CDS encoding DUF5317 domain-containing protein; the protein is MLVVVVALLALLSPLVARRMPALVDRRWRWPWLAFVALALQVVVIELPVGPVAPVGHVLTYVIAGVFLWANRRVAGLWVISLGAALNGGTIALNGGVLPASPAAERAAGFDPDVEFLNSGHVEDPVLWFLGDVFAWPAPLPLANTFSVGDILLVVGVGVLAWLGSRRLGSGVTVPGTEPVAGAQ
- a CDS encoding LLM class flavin-dependent oxidoreductase, translated to MTDYGHDLRFGFFLTPTAAEPERVLALATLSEQLGLDYVTVQDHPYQSQFLDTWTLLTWLAARTDRVSLVPNVLNLPLRPPAVLARSVATLDVLSGGRVELGLGTGAFWDGIAAMGGPRLAPGEAVTALEEAIAVLRGLWDTSTRSVTVDGTHHRVVGARPGPAPAHDVGVWVGGYKPRMLRLVGRLADGWLPSSPYAPPEQLATMNERIDEAAVAAGRDPADVRRLYNIGGTFGRGTGGDFLQGPPEVWVEQLAELALADGMSGFVAMGDDPDHLRRFAAEVVPAVRELVDAERRRTRTADATDDATDDGGSRPLATTTRPEVRGTVPTTEAPGGPPPGLGVTPTADDGTRLSTERVWDEADRPSASPPDPDRTYTAHERAAGQHLVDVHDHLRTELARLRDLVEQVASGAVDPGAARSHVATMTIRQNRWTVGAYCVQYCRVVTGHHTLEDESVFPHLRGADPALAPVIDRLEVEHHAIHDVLERVDRALVAFVGDPDGPQTLQQAVDLLTDALLSHLAYEERELVEPLARLGFY
- a CDS encoding fatty acid desaturase family protein; translated protein: MTSTRLTTATTERRPFSPKPSGKPDPTAHLSAEQVEALGRELDALRQSVLDSRGEADAAYIHRVIRTQRTLELGSRAVLLFSLFPPAWVVGTAGLSVAKILDNMEIGHNILHGQWDWMRDPKIHSTTWEWDHAAPAEMWKRSHNELHHTYTNVIGHDNDLGYGIMRVDEDQKWYPSYVLQPLWNFLNACFFEYGIAAYDLELGKHLHYKTTDDPEFRAEAAKVLRKIRKQMTKDYVVHPLLSGPSVLHTLTANMVANLVRNLWSHSVIMCGHFPEGVETFATDSIEGETRGEWYLRQMIGSANIRGSKAMHIMTGNLSHQIEHHLFPDLPSNRYGEIAPQIREIFERYGLSYTTGTLPQQVASAWKQVWKLSLPNDTSAAQTAAMLGRSAGRKLSGAVRRRVDAVRGRRRPVAPTPLRTRAGSPREAAA
- a CDS encoding ferredoxin reductase, encoding MALLRTAPMPPPTPRRGPRLDALGTAARRVAAMALTPLVPADYLDLVAPLRKGADLRAKVVRLERETRDATTVVLRPGGDWQGHVPGQYVRLGIDVDGVRRWRAYSLTSVPAAPDGLISVTVKAIPDGVVSRHVRDRLRPGTIVQLDQATGDFVLGAHRGPTLFLTAGSGITPVMGMLRSRLDALDDVVVVHSAPTRDDVVFGPQLRAWHAEGRLRLVERRTASAGILHPSALDDVVPDWRDRHTWACGPTALLDDAETHWADAGLADRLHTERFRATVVATGEGGTVTFARSGTDVEADGATPLLDAGEGAGVLMPSGCRMGICFGCVAGLRSGAVRDLRSGELTTAVPEDGVRIQTCVSAAAGPCEIDL
- a CDS encoding dihydrofolate reductase family protein — encoded protein: MAIKVHEFTTVDGCVGTPMWTATFPFTDGMERALGAVTGTCGAILLGRRTYEMFAPAWSVRTVEDDPGAPFFNDTPKHVVSSTLQDPSWGPVFVLGGYEADRIAALRDSTEGDVYVSGSVQLVRAMLADGLVDELHLVQYPVALGEGPYLFPEGAPRTPMELLGAEDFGNGVVHLRYRPLPPE